The Topomyia yanbarensis strain Yona2022 chromosome 3, ASM3024719v1, whole genome shotgun sequence nucleotide sequence GTGATTGGTTAGTTAGAGCGGAATGGGCTGAGCGCGGAGACGTAGGCGAATGGCACAGAGGGTGGCAACCGCGGTAGTCACACCGAAGCATGTCAGAAGAGTGAGTGAATAAACGTATGTATGGACTGCCCATGCCGAGATGGGAGGGTCGGAGCGTAGAATGTTGGTACCTATCGCTATTGATACCTCGTGGCGTGCCTGAGGAGTGTAGGGTGAGcgtccaagtcagcctcacacggTGTGTAAAATGTGAGCACCCCAGTAAGCCTCACAAGGTATGTTAGAAGTGGGAACctagaaaaatgtcccacatgggataccAGGGCGAGTGAAAGGGTGTACTAGAGTGGTATGACTGAGAGtcaatcaggtgatagggtgagcacataagtcagcctcacatggtatgctagaggtgagcacacaagtaagcctcacatggagtgtcagagcgagcacccaagtaagcctcatactggATGTGTGcgtgcgtgagcgagagtgagtgagtacattaagtactgccatccccccagaagtcaTGCCGGGATGTTCCTCGGGGAAAGATGGCAGAGctcaatggagtttagtcggtattacccgTTAGGTAGTTTAGTCCTGGTCGAGCCCGACACTTCAGTACActtccgtgtggtagcttggcaactACTAAGCACGTATACTGGGTCTGCGTAAAtgcattctccattgtaaagaAAAAACTAGATATGACATCACACTCTGAGACAAACATGCGCAAAATTTTGTTCTCCTTCCGAAGACCAGTGTTTACTTGGCAAACAGTCACCACTACGtccaatttcacaaaatttattttGCGGACAGGTCGAGATCCACTAAACCATTGGTTGCAGTCCTATCAGCCAGCTAAGAAAAAGAGTGGTCTctcaaattatgaaaatttccCAAAAGTCATAAAGGTTGTTACtgtaaaatgttaaaattcctACCAAATTAACAATTGATGATATAGGCCATGATATAGGTATTCGAGCTTGTCGGTTTTTATCCTTAAATAATAATTTGGCCTTTCGTATAGCAGTTACGTGTTTTATTGTAGTTGATACCTTTATGTCCATGGTGTTACAGGTATGAAATATGCAATAATAGTAGATTTTTTCTTTTGAGAGCGACCAGCAGTCTAGAATTTGAACTCTTTGTATTTCTTCTGCTGTTTGCTGGTTGTATCGGTCTGCTGCCGTTTCCGCTTCGATTTTTGTCGCGCCACATGCTCCGCCAACATATCGGAAAGATCCTCCTTCTGCAGGTGGCTTTGCTGCTCTCGCATTTGCTGTTCGTATCGCTGAGCCATTGCATCGTTATCCATGTCCAATTCTGACGGATCCAGAGCTAATTCAACCATACCTTCACGATCAAGCGGCCCTGCACGACCTGCACGAGGTCCACCAACGGCTCCTGCGGCAGTTGCTCCAGCTAAATCGTACACATGAGTCGATCCCATCATCGAAGCCCCAATGCGTTCGTTACGCCGTTCGTGTAGAACTTGGTACAATACTGGCGTTTCGTTATCTTCCATTTCGCTTTCAATCTTCTTCTTGCGCAATTCGATCGTATCCGGAGTTTCCATTCCTGCCGGAACGCCACTGGTTAGACCAGACGGAGTGACCAGACCTTCTGCCGGTGTAATGAGACCACTTTCGTCCACTGGTGCCCCAAGATCTTCACCGTCCTCTTCTTCCTCTTCGGACGATTCCTCCGATTCAGATTCAAGTTCACCCCACTGGGTGCGATCAATTTCTTCCTCGCCAAGACCGTTCTGAAAGATTAATTTTGTTAGTGTGCAACAAACGATAATACGAGACACGACTTACATCATGTTCACTAGCGCTCATACCAAACACGTCACCGTACAGTGGTTTGCCGTTCTCGTCGACCGGTGGCTTGCCCCATCCACCGGCATGATAACCAAAGGAACAGCCCTCCGGGATTGGTGCATTCAATCCGGGAATTCTAAGATTCGGATAGCTGGGAGGAGGTCCGTAGCGCTGCTGTGCTATTAACCACGGTGGTGGAATTTTGTGACAAGCTGGTCCAATAGGCATTCCCAAAGCAACTCGCAGCTCCTCCGACAAATCGCCAGGTTTCTTCTCCTTTAACCGGGTTTCGAATTCTTTTCCTTCGTAATACAAATCTCCGTGAATTGTCATACGAGGTTTCGTTTGCCATCtgccaaaaaataaattaatgcgTTAGTGTTAGTTTGATGCAAAATTATCGGTGAAAATACTATTCAAACAGACTGGACTTCAACCGTTTAAAGTACACTTTGTATACTTCAACATTTTGTATACATTAACTGGCGATAGTTGTGCATagatatttttacttattgtgcATAATATGGGATAATTTTCTCGGACAAAAGAATATGCGATTCATTCGgtctacttacttgaaaaatGCATCGTGTAGTTTCTGATAGTCAATATCAATCTTGCCCATTTTTGGCCTAGCACGCTCACGCATTTTAGCTTTCAGCGTTTTTGCTTCATCCTTCTCCTGCAATGAAGCTCTCATTTCCATGATACCGGTCTTTTTGATAAAGGCCGGTAGCTCGAAGGGAGGCTTTTCAATGCCTCTCTTTCCTTGTAAGTACTTTCTTTTGAAGCACCAATGCCGCGGAACTTGCACCGTATTACGGTGAGATTTCAATTGAATTAGAAGCTTTGGATCTCTTGCCGTTACGTCATGCATCTCAACCACATCCGGCCGTGCCACCAGTTGTTTCAACTCGGCTACACTCAATCTTGttagtttcttcatttttcgCTTCGAAACTCGTTCTTTTTCGTCCTGGTCTTCCATATCCATTgggtcatcatcatcgtcatcgtcatctTTCTCGTTAGGTTTTTTAGTCGCAGTGGTCTTTTCGGTTTCTGTCGTTTCTGTTTTTGCCACCTCCTTCGGCTTTGTTTCGAGTTTAAATATTTCGAACACCCGATAGAACTGACGATACATAGGAGCTAAATCTGCGATTGTGAGTTTCTCTGGAACATATTCAATCTCCACTTTTTCCAGTTCATCTTCGATCAGCGAGGTTTCTTTAACTTTGTCTTTCTTTTTCTCTCTTTCGGTCTTCTTTCCTTTTTCTTTCGTTTTTGATTTATCCTTTTCTCTAGCCTTCTCCTTGTCAGAATCATCTTTCACACTCTTTTCCTGTTCCTTCGATTTATCTTCTTCTTTCTTCGGATCTTCTGGCTCCTTGTCATTTTCCTAttaagaataacaaaaaatttaaactacATGTTTATAAAGCGGGTGTAGCGTAACGTTGCAACAAGTCTAACATCAACTACACCGTTGTGGTTCAATgtccaaaattaaaaatatcatgAAAACCATATTACCTTAGACTTATCCTGTTCATGTTCAATACCATTGGTTATGGTTTCCTTCGGCTGAATTTCTTTGTCTTTTTCACGTTGTTGCAAAACAATCGCCTGTTGTTCCCGCCTGGCTCTTCTATTGTCCTTCTTTCGTTGCTTCCGCCTACGGTTCCTATCCAATCTACCTTCCGCCTTGGAAATGACTGGCGGTGGCGGAGCCATACCATCGATATTGTCCTCGTCCGAATCGCCTTCCATGTCGAGATAGGAGCTCATAACTCCAGCCGGTGGAGGCGGTTGCATTGGAATTGTTGGTACCACAGCACCGGTTGTGGCCAGAACTTCTTCCGCGCCTAACTCTTTGGCGCGAATCGTTTTAAGTGCGAGTACATCCTCCAACACTTTAGGAAGAATCAATTCAGATGGTGTCTTGTCTTCCAGCTCCAGTTCGGAATTTCCCAAATTGATTGACATCAATGGAAGAACATTATTTGAATCTTCTGGCTTGTCGGGAACTCCCATTGTCGGCTGGCCAGGAGTATTAATCAGAGAACCGACGGGAGGATTACCTCCCGGAGGACCCAGCAGTGAGACCGCTTTAGCTCCGGGTGGCCCCATCATTGAGGGTAGTTGACCTCCCGGTGCACCCAACAATGATGGGGAACCACCAGGATTTCCCAATAGTGACGGAACACCAGGAGCCCCAAGTAATGAAGGTCGTTCTTGGCCAGGCGTCCAACCGGGGCCTGCCAGAAACATTCCAGGCGGTGGCGGTGGAGGTGGCAGCATAACTACCGGATTGGGGTTTGATTGCTGGTGAAAGAAATCAAAACATAACCTTTTGttagaaataattaaaaataactcAAAAATCATACCTCTGCATTATTTTCCATAGTCACTAAAAAATTTAGTCATTAATATGACAAAGTATGTTCAAAACACgatttagttgaaattaaataataattattgtaccagaaaaaaatcgattcgatACACTTCCAGGCTTCAGCTGAGTTGTCACGGTAGGAATGGGCGATATCAATgcgatttcttttcaaaatcgatctttttgtctcgattaatcgattttttatccgATCTTTCCCGGTTAAGCTCAGCCTCagaaaatgaaccggaattctggctggctccagttcgtattccggctccagtgacccaaccgattctagttagaatcggttgttgcactggagccggaatacgaactgggaccagccagaattccagttcattcccgctgaactttactgggttgtcACCTGTcgtcccagtaaagttcagccggaaatgagccggaattccttCCAATGACGTGAATTTAAAACTCTGACAGAGAAAGGGATTTGTCTGGTTAGTAATgcgaaaaaagtaaacaatcccGAAGCAACCAGCGATGACGTCATtgagtttcaaaatttaatgctTTCAAAGgagaaatttaatgaaagcagttctcgacaaacatacgattacggcttaaaagccaactgtcaaaattctctttgaaaggaaattccggacaaaccgttaatggctaaacgcagttcataccagttaatgcaagagaaaacttttttcttttgtttactataaacatctgtgattggcgggtaacagtttgtttgaaatttcctatcaaagaaaattttgacagttggcttttatgccgtaatcatatgtttgtcgagagtttaaaagttaaaaatatccCTTTTGACAGCTTTAAACTTGAACGCATAAATTGATACAAAAGCACTAGCACCAGCCTTCTGCTatgcagccattttgtcctagccaacatctcgctttgttaatatcaaaacaacccaatgctattgcactggcgacatgagcctagaagcggctaggcccatcatatgttgactactgtcaaagtctgtatatctccatcaagacggatacaggtgtgcacattttttctgtgtgtgagtgcggttgcgGTTTCATCGATGAAGCttaaaaaacaagaggatatgaagaataAAAGCATAAACAGTTAACGTAGCGGGcccttctgttgccataagtttcgTTTCGGTTCGGCAATAGTTAATTCAATCGgtttttcgaggtaaaaagtgtccataagtgttctaatcgatagatccgaagtgaagctcgaccttttctcacttttcatcgtgcgccaaagaatcagaatgctcgttcggatgttgatgtttacttcaagggccccggccgccatgcttaataTTTGCAAGAATATTACACatactcaaaagtgtcaaatgttcccacctttctctccatcttgTATCTCCATACACTGAAACGAAGACCATGGTATTaaccagagtgtatgtaaggagagtgaagacaactgtcatgattatctgtcagtaatattccaaacgaacaaatgacctctcaaaatacatggatttgtctcgtttggaatgacactgacaaaaaatcattgttccaattttgacagtgtcgtcactctccttatatgcactcaggtATTAACTACTAGATTAGGGGTTCAAATTAAAAAGGGTGTACCAGTGAATTTTGGTAGACCATATATCATGCTTGACTTGAATATGATTCCTATCATTTGTACCATGTCTTTCTGGTATAAAGACATGGTatttcttactattttgtggttaTATTTTTAGTACTTTTTACTATGCCTACATCAACATCCAATGGTCAGAATTACCATACACATGGTTGTATTAAAAATTGCTAGCTAATTAAAATCACTAGTGGTGCTTACCATTATATAGTAATTGGAATATAATGAGAATTTTATTTGAATAAATCAAAAATTGCTTTTTCTAGATTTCGATATTTATTTAATAGTTACTTACAACATCTGCTTGAAAAATGCAATGTTTGTTTTCTGGATGGGGGACTATTATAACCTAATTTCGCTCCTAGTTCTTGGTCACCGAAAAAAAATGTCATGAGGTAGATAATATAGATTCAGATTCAGAACCCTAATACCATGACCTGAAATCAAAATCAGTAAAATACAGCGTAATTAAGAAACAAATATTACCGATGAGAATTGTGTACTTCGCTGGTTCTAGATTCCATGCATAACCAGAgaatattaatattattattatattagaATGTTTATAGTACTTCCAAAGATAAACTGTTTTTGGATATAAATAACTAGTAAACCCCTTAATAATtaccaaaaatttgtaaattgaTAGCGATCCAAAGCTCAAGCTCAAAAGCATATTAACATTAACTATTTTCGAAGTCTTTTCAACAATGTAATCCTGTTCAAATCGAATATGCAAAATAGTAAAACCTACCATAAACGTTTATTCAAACCACATTGTAGAGTCAAGCAGTTtgtgataattttgaaataaattatgataaattttactatttattgaaaatgtttttttcaaccaTGACTCTGTAGTCAGCATTACCATGTCATTCTGTTTAGTGTAGCTTTTActcggtcagcgtggcaagcagaaagttagcaaaagttgagcaaagcgaaatctatgccggcagagtttctgcgagcattttgcgcgatttgtgcgagaattctggcaacgaattcgctcaaatgcaacgaCCGTTTcagacagaagcggttaaaccacagagaacagacatataagctagaacgaactttcccgaaaaacctgtgtaaacatttaaatgaaaatacgttgaaaatcaccatcgtatacaggttcgcatgcgtgaatcattattgtatccaagtttgcacacaagtcctgTATCGcgtttgctggccgatcgatgCGCCGACTAGTGGCAAgatgctacttgctgttgtcatttcaaagcgacagttttatttcttacataaGTTCAAAACttgacttgtatgtcagttctcagtggttaaaccaaccgatgctgctcacttttatccagaatcgagccagaaatgtacggccaagatctctgcacgcttcctgccacatctttgtcagaatcgagccagaaatgtacggccaagtctctgcacgcttcctgccacatctttgtcagttgttttgctcgattcgtgctaaattctaccaggtaggaattgccaggatctttgcacagtttatgtccgagttatgccagggttcaGCTCGGTTCccgtcaaaatttgccagaaaacgcgagcgaaaccgagttcgccctagctcaactaacccggcaggatacgcgcagaaatctgacagggctgccaaaccaagacttacagaaatctagcagagcggtctctgccagaaaatttgctcactgggtaacaggagtgacaccccctGAAAAGCATTTAGCTGTTAGCGGGATACGCATCCAATTTCCCTgtggtcacagagaacagacgtccatcttcagcattcaacagcgatgccagatgtgaagacatgtcttcattttgaagacaattgAAAGGCTGTGAAGACGGGTTTTTCATATACAAGACAAATTTGTTTCGGTTGTCTGACCGATTTTtggcagaattctggctcaaaatctaaaaccgattcagaatcctggtcggtgaagacaaatgaagacatttttttatgaaatgtgaagacatttgaaaaatatacctggtatccctggCATTCAACTTGGGtgaaaatctctaacggtttcgaaggtagttggtaTATCTGCGGAGAGGTATAGTATTCCGGCTGCACCCAGTGATGTTCAGTTGGAAAATGAGACGAAATGCTGGCTCGTTCTAGCACTCTAACGGCCAAtttattcactggatgaaaaccagttttcgggttgctggtgactaacccactgagacgtccaaaaatttgtttcaaaatcgttcaacacgggtccaatgatggacgtttgttgaacggttatttggacgttgccCAAATTGACCCAACGAACGCccttcattggacaattttgataCCAACTGTTCTTAGAGGGAATTagccgaaaactggttttcaacaaaaaccggttttcatccaagtgaagaaattatccactgagacgtccaaaaaattgtttcaaaatcgttcaacacgggtccaaatttgtccaacgaacgtccttcattggacgattttgaaaccaaccgttcttagagagTAGCTGTAAGAACcagccccctgctaggcagccattttgtcctagctaacatctgcctttgttaaaatcaaaacaacccaatgctattgcacagGCGACATCCctgtcaaaccattcggaatttgattcggaatcctgaatggagtcagtatggattccaaatcaaatgcaacaaccgattctgagtcggaatcggttgttgcatttgatttggaatccataatgactccattcagaaatccgaaccggttccggaatgagtttaactgtcttctaagaacggttggtttcaaaatcgtccaatgaaggacgttcgttggaccaatttggacaacgtccaaataaccgttcaacaaacgtacACCGTTGGAGCCGCGttgaatgattttgaaacaattttttacttACGCTTCTCAGTGGGAGTTTGTATTCCGCCTCCTGTGACACAACCGCTTCTAATTAGAATTGGTTGTGTTACTGGAACCAGAATGTCAGCTGggtcccggtcaaaccattcggaatcctgaatggaaccAGTATGGTtttcagctcaaatgcaacaaccgattctgaaaccgattgagtcggaatcggttgttgcatttgagttgaaaaccatactgactccatccAGAAATCCGAGCCGGTTCcagaatgagtttaactggggttCTGCTGTGCAATGACACActcgattctaattagaatcggttggcTCACTGGACTCGGAACCATGCTaattttccggctgaactttgctGGGTAGATTTGACCGGGTTATTTCGAAATCTTCTTTCACTCCAAAAGCTTTCACATCGCATTGCACCCATCGTAGTCAGTTTCAATCGTTTCAATTCAACGGATTAAAAGCGGCGCAACAGATTAAATTTTCTCCATTTTGTTAGGCGTTAGTTTACAAAAAGTTCAGTTAGAAAAGTTATTTCCGAAATATAATACAAAGGAAATTTATCAGTTAAAATGATCGACCTCCTGAAACCGTTGTTGAATTTTCTTAAAACGAAAGAGGTCGACTCGACGAATCTGGTATGGCGTTTACACAGTCGTGTAACCGTTTATTTGCTTGTATTTTTTACGCTTTTGTTGTCCGCTCGCACCTACTTCGGTGAACCGATCGATTGCATCAGCACCGCACCTGAAAGTGTTAAGAAAAGTTTGAACACCTTCTGTTGGATTCTCGGTACCTTCATAAGCAATGACCCAAAATTCGGTAAGTATGATGTTTCTTAAAAGCCCGAcccagacgatacatcagcgaCACGTCAGACGTCACGGTTCCACCAGGATAAGTTGAGGGCGTTTCTCGCTCACACGTCCCGTCCGTGCCGTTGCTGTTTTGTGTGAATTCCTACATAGAACGGTGACGCGACATGACGGAAGCTAATGCATCGTCTTAGCCAAATTTACACCTTTGGTCCCTAAGTGTTAATAGTGCTTTAAgcccgattcagacgatacgTCAACGAAACAACATCACGTCACCGGTTAGGATAAGTTGAATACATTTTTCGTGTACCCCCATagatttaactgcatgtaactaattttgacgttACGTGGACGTGTTGTACCGGTGGCGGAAGCCTGACGTATCGTGTAAATTACAATTCATTTATCTTATTCAACAACACCATTATTTTTATTCCAGTTCACGCCAGCTGGGATTTCATCGAGATAGGTGATAGAATGGGAAGCATTCCTAAAGAAGAACGAGTCTACATAAAGTATTACCAGTGGGTGTCAGTTCTCTTGGCAATCCAAGCATTCCTGTTTTCCTTACCAAAGCATTTGTggcgaatctatgaaaaatCGCGGATGCAAGATTTATGCGAAGGTTTAAGTATGTTATTGTTGGTTGTTCGATTGTAGgtaaattttacagtgaaaatatCACATTTCAGCAACGATTTTGGTTCCGCCAGGTTGGAATCCAGTTCGGAAAGGCCTCACTTTGCAGTATCTAACGCAAGAACCAAATCGAAAACACTGCAACTATGCGCTAATCTTTTTCGGGTGTGAGCTTCTCAACTTCTTGATTGTTCTATTTAATATGTGGATGATGCGCTTTATTTTTGGAGGATTCTGGAACAGCTATCAACCTGCCGTACAAGCATTGTTTTCTCTGGATATGAATTCGTGGATGTCGCTTAATTCTTTGGTGTTTCCGAAGCTGGCTACATGTGAATTCATCACTGTTGGTCCCAGCGGAACTAAACAGAATTTCGACGCGCTCTGTCTTCTTCCTCAGAACGTTGTGAACGAGAAAATTTTTGCCTTCCTTTGGCTATGGTTTATCTGTCTGGCCATTatttccggagttcaagtttgCTATAGACTGATCCAGATATGCTGTCAAAGTGTTCGCTTACAGCTCATCTACTGTCAGCTGGCACCGTTTAGCTATCATCGCGTGAAGCGTGTTGTTCGAGAGGCCAACATTGGTCACTGGTTTCTGCTGTACCAGATGGCGCGAAATATAAATCGGAACGTAATGAAAGAGATCATTACTGATTTGGCAAAGATTGGACAGGAACGGACTCAGTCAATACAAAATTTGGGACAACAACAAATCGTGGAAGACGAAGAAGAAATTGAAGATGACGAGGTGACCGTTTGACGTTGGACTTCCACTGccgttaatgattgattcatTGTTTGCTTTCGTTGGATTACTGAATTGTaggtgaaggattttttttattattggttTTGTTTATGCGCTAagcgaatgtaaacatacgGGCTTTATTTGTAGAGAAAATTATTCATGTAAGTAGAGAAATATATGCAATATATGTTAAAGTCAATTGAATATCTTATACTTAAAGGGTTTGGTAACACGTACTGAAAGATGATGATTGTACCCCATTTTGCATAGAGGCGTTTGGAATAACGTCAATTGGCATAATTATTTTTGCTTTAATTACAAACTACACAAGGGTAAAGCGTCGCTCCAATTCTATATATTTTTACCTCATCTTCCATgtgggtgaatggagaacagtgagtctcgttatgtaaggtatgcaaaCAAGGCTCGATGGAATTGTCCAAGTCAGTCTTGGATATTACATGCATTTGGAGCAACATCAGATATTGTTTCAAGCTGCTGCAGTTTTCGAGCCGCCATCCGCGTTACGGTTTGGTAAGGCCAAGCTCGTGTCTAGGGGGGGGGGTCAATTGAGGTCTGACATATTCTTGATGATCGCATCATTAGCGTTTCTGTATGACGTAGACTGCAAGGCGGTGGTAGGATGATTTTCAATAGAATTAGACTGATTAGATGACACGACATTACATGCTCTCAACTTGTGCCAAATAATaggtatgtatgaatgtaagttCGTATGTATGAATCTATGCCTGTATTTATGGGTGTGTATAGGAGCAAAGTATCTCTGACCAACATGGAAGGATAGCCTATGACCCGCtaaaacgctcatgggaagccgggtatgcggtcataggtgTGAACATAAAGCACTGCACATACTGACAAGTGCAACGGTgagacggtaggtgtacagtttatgcacataggttgcagaaatagtTTGTTGAGACAacccgattgcacactgatgATTGTATAACATTCCCCTgaaaaccattccccagaagAAAAAATGTCGAAGCTTTTTCCCCAGAAACACATTCCAGACAGTACTAATTCCAAGAAAACATTCCCAGAAAGTACCAAAGCCCAGAAAACTTTCACCCAGAAAGAACCAGAACACAGAAAACTGGTTCCGCAGAGAGTACCAAAACCCAGAAAATTATTTTGCCGAAGAATGTTTTTCTTCTAGTGTCTCAATAAACAATTCGTTTCATTTAGATCATGTGTACTTAAATACCTGATATAAGTTCGCTATTCAcagtattttttaatatttaggggaactcggggctattcggacctactcaagcaaatcgcccttttaggtggatagatgtgagaaaaaaaggtcctaattgttagtttgaaacctcagctacattttgatgccataaaaggttcattttcaccactcaatcacagagaacagacgtccatcttcagcattcaacttgtgtaaaaatctaacggtttcgaaggtagttgggatatccaaaccaagtgcgctactgtcgtcatgtttttgcctttctcaatagaaaggtattgcaattgctctgaaaaccgactttttaacggaggcccggagggcctcgtgacatataccattctattcagttcgtcgagttcggcaaatgtctgtgtgtgtatgtatgtgtgtatgtatgtatgtgtgtgtatgtgaccaaaaatgtcactcatttttctcagagatggctgaaccgattttaacaaacttagtctctaatgaaaggtgcaacgttcccataggctgctattgaatttctaatggatccgacttccggttccggaattacagggtgatgagtacgaacacgcagaaaatgtcgattttaataaattctgcaatgaatgtataaaggtgaaattttttccaaaatatgaccacaactgcttcgatttgtagtattaggtcattaaca carries:
- the LOC131690324 gene encoding innexin inx4 produces the protein MIDLLKPLLNFLKTKEVDSTNLVWRLHSRVTVYLLVFFTLLLSARTYFGEPIDCISTAPESVKKSLNTFCWILGTFISNDPKFVHASWDFIEIGDRMGSIPKEERVYIKYYQWVSVLLAIQAFLFSLPKHLWRIYEKSRMQDLCEGLTTILVPPGWNPVRKGLTLQYLTQEPNRKHCNYALIFFGCELLNFLIVLFNMWMMRFIFGGFWNSYQPAVQALFSLDMNSWMSLNSLVFPKLATCEFITVGPSGTKQNFDALCLLPQNVVNEKIFAFLWLWFICLAIISGVQVCYRLIQICCQSVRLQLIYCQLAPFSYHRVKRVVREANIGHWFLLYQMARNINRNVMKEIITDLAKIGQERTQSIQNLGQQQIVEDEEEIEDDEVTV
- the LOC131690393 gene encoding splicing factor 3B subunit 2, with amino-acid sequence MENNAEQSNPNPVVMLPPPPPPPGMFLAGPGWTPGQERPSLLGAPGVPSLLGNPGGSPSLLGAPGGQLPSMMGPPGAKAVSLLGPPGGNPPVGSLINTPGQPTMGVPDKPEDSNNVLPLMSINLGNSELELEDKTPSELILPKVLEDVLALKTIRAKELGAEEVLATTGAVVPTIPMQPPPPAGVMSSYLDMEGDSDEDNIDGMAPPPPVISKAEGRLDRNRRRKQRKKDNRRARREQQAIVLQQREKDKEIQPKETITNGIEHEQDKSKENDKEPEDPKKEEDKSKEQEKSVKDDSDKEKAREKDKSKTKEKGKKTEREKKKDKVKETSLIEDELEKVEIEYVPEKLTIADLAPMYRQFYRVFEIFKLETKPKEVAKTETTETEKTTATKKPNEKDDDDDDDDPMDMEDQDEKERVSKRKMKKLTRLSVAELKQLVARPDVVEMHDVTARDPKLLIQLKSHRNTVQVPRHWCFKRKYLQGKRGIEKPPFELPAFIKKTGIMEMRASLQEKDEAKTLKAKMRERARPKMGKIDIDYQKLHDAFFKWQTKPRMTIHGDLYYEGKEFETRLKEKKPGDLSEELRVALGMPIGPACHKIPPPWLIAQQRYGPPPSYPNLRIPGLNAPIPEGCSFGYHAGGWGKPPVDENGKPLYGDVFGMSASEHDNGLGEEEIDRTQWGELESESEESSEEEEEDGEDLGAPVDESGLITPAEGLVTPSGLTSGVPAGMETPDTIELRKKKIESEMEDNETPVLYQVLHERRNERIGASMMGSTHVYDLAGATAAGAVGGPRAGRAGPLDREGMVELALDPSELDMDNDAMAQRYEQQMREQQSHLQKEDLSDMLAEHVARQKSKRKRQQTDTTSKQQKKYKEFKF